In the Aliarcobacter cryaerophilus genome, one interval contains:
- the rplU gene encoding 50S ribosomal protein L21: MYAIIKCGGKQYKVSEGDIIDIDYTGKAAKETLEITDVLAVNNGELKTGSAVEKAKVEAVVVLDGTGVNRDKKVVIYKKRRRKDSKLKRGFRKSFTKIRITKIAA, from the coding sequence ATGTACGCAATTATCAAATGTGGTGGAAAGCAATATAAAGTATCAGAAGGTGATATTATAGATATTGATTACACTGGTAAAGCTGCTAAAGAGACTTTAGAAATTACTGATGTACTTGCAGTTAACAACGGTGAGCTAAAAACAGGTTCAGCTGTAGAAAAAGCTAAAGTTGAAGCAGTTGTTGTTTTAGATGGAACAGGTGTAAATAGAGATAAAAAAGTTGTTATTTACAAAAAAAGAAGAAGAAAAGATTCTAAGTTAAAAAGAGGTTTTAGAAAAAGCTTCACAAAAATTAGAATTACAAAAATTGCTGCTTAA